A segment of the Myxococcales bacterium genome:
GCGCGAAGCGTCTACGGCGTCACACCAGTGAGCCTGCGCGAGGCATGAGACCGGGGGAGGGGCATCTCGGGCTCCCTGCCCGAAGAGGACGTGACGAGTCTCGTCCTCCGTCCCCGGTGCCGCTGCGGACCGCGAGGTCGTGCTTCTCGCGTCCGCCAGCGGCGATGACTCGTCTCGTCCACGGCGCCCTCCAATCCCCTGCCGTGCGAGGATGCCTCGCATGGAAACCCTGAGGACGCTCACCTACGAGACCACCGGGCGCATCGCTCGGCTCACCCTGAACCGGCCCGCACGAGGCAACGGGATCACTCCGGAGATGCCGCGGGAGATCGCCCAGTGCGTCGAGCGCGCGTGCCTCGATCCTTCGGTTCACGTGATCGCGCTGTCGGGCAACGGCACCGGCTTTTGCGGTGGCTACGATCTCGTGTGGAGCGCCGAGCAGAACGTCGCGCCGGGTGACCTCGAGCCGGTCGCGCCAGGCTCACCGATCGATCCCGCGGTTATCGCGCAGAACCACGATCCGAGCCGCACCTGGGATCCCGTCGTCGACTGGCAGATGATGAGCCGCAACGTGCGCGGCTTCATGTCGCTCTTGCACGCCGACAAGCCGGTGGTGTGTAAGGTGCACGGATTTTGCGTCGCCGGCGGCACCGACATGGCCCTCTGCTCGGATCTCTTGGTCGTCGAAGACCGCGCGAAGATCGGCTACCCGCCGGCGCGCGTGTGGGGCGTGCCCACCACGGCGCTCTGGGCGCAGCGGATAGGGATGACTCGCGCCAAGCGCCTGCTCCTCACCGGCGATTCGATCTCGGGCACCGAGGCCGTCGAGTGGGGCTTGGCGTGCGAAGCCGCGCCGATCGCCGCGTTGGACGCACGCTTCGAGGCGCTCCTCGAGCGGGTCGCGCGGGTGCCGTTGAACCAGCTGATCCTGCACAAGCAACTGCTCAACGCGACGCTGCTGGGAACGCCGGTGGCGGGCACCCAACTGCTCGGGACCCTGATGGACGGCATCGCGCGCCACACGCCGGAGGGCTATGCGTTCGCGCAGGCGTCGATGACCCACGGCTTCAAGGAAGCGGTGCGCGCACGCGACGAGCCCTTCGGAGATCACGGCCGCAGCACGAACCGCGGCTGAGGTGATAGATGGATCGCTTGTCCGGCACGTCGTAGGTTCGCGTCGACGGGGACAGCACCTCGTCCCTCGGGCTTGAGCGCCGCACGCACCTGCAGGCCAACATTGGCGCTTCGCGGCCGCGCTGCTAACCATCGGCGCGATGGCGCTTGCCGCGGACTTTGGAGACAGCTGGCTCATCGTGCTGATTGCCTTCTGGCCGGTCACGCTCGCTGTTCTCGGGATCGTTCTTTCGCTCATCGTGGTCGGGTTCTTGCGCTTGGCGGGTGGAGAACCGGTCGCCGCGCGCATCGGCCAAGTGCCGCCGAGCACCGATCCACGGTGGACGAGAGAATCCCACGTCCAACGCGTAGGCGGCGAGTGCCCGGGTTGCACGCAGCGGATCGTGATCGATCGTGATCTTGTGGCTTGCTCGAGCTGCGGCGCATTCTGTCACGAAGAATGTGCCGAACGGCATGCTGCCAGTCATGGCAGCGGTCCCAGGGACGCGTACCGCGGACCGTGACTGTGCGGCGTGCACCGACGGCGACGGTCTCGCGAAGTCCTTGGGCGGGCACGCGTTGGGCCGTAAGATCGCGACGTGCGCGACGCCTTTTGCCATTCGTGTGGGACTGCGTTCCCGCCGCCGCTCGCCTATCCGCGAACGTGCGCGCAGTGCAAGACGCAGATCTGGGCCAACCCGATCCCGGTATCGGTCGTGCTCGTTCCAATCATCGCGGGCGACCGAACCGGTTTGCTCGTCGTCCGTCGCGGCATTCCGCCGGGCGAAGGGAAGCTCGCGCTCGTCGGCGGCTTCCTCGAGGATCACGAGACGTGGGCCGAAGGCGGGGCGCGCGAGGTGCGCGAGGAGACCGCCGTCATCGTCGCGCCTGAGCGCCTCGTTCCTCTGTGGTTCACGTCCACCGAGCCGCGCCCCAACCGCGTGTTGCTCTTCTCCGCCGCCGACGCCCAAGCGGCCGCCTCGCTCCCCGCGTTCCTGAAGAACACGGAGACACCCGAGCGCGGAGCGGTCTTCGGCCCCGACGGGCTCGACGAGGTCTTCGCCTTCCCGCTGCACGTTCAGGCGGCGCGCCGGTTCTTCGCCTCGCGCGGCGCGAGCGGCCCGCACGATTACCGCTCGCTCTGAGCGGCGCTGGTTGGGCCTACTTCGCCGTCGCTCCTCGTCGGAACACGGTGCCGTAACACTCGATGATCGAGGAATCGAGCTGCACCTCGCGATCCGTCTCGACGGCGCGGATCCAGAGCCGCCATCCGGCGCCCGTGGCGGCGTCGGCGCGATGCAGCGAGAGACCATCGGTGCGCACGATCGAGGCCGCAGGCTGGGCCACACACGGCGGCGCGAGCTTGCGAATGAGCGCGTCGAGGCCGTCGAAGTTGGCAATGAGCTCGGGCAACGTCACGGTGAGCGGCGTGCTCGCGAACACCGTCGCGCAATGATCCGACGACTGATACGCGAGGTACCGCGGCGGCACGACGCCGCTCGCGAGCCGCGCCTTCATATCGTGCAAGAGGTTGTGGCCGAACGCCTCCACCGCGGAGCCGCGCACCACGATGCTGCCGTCGACGTGCCAGTGCTCGCTGTCGACGGGCAAATCACCCGGCTCGAAGTACTGAATCTTCGAGTCGACGTAGACGTAGCGCTTGTCGCCCACCACGAGGCGCTTCATCTCTTCGAGCACGCGCCGGGTCAAAGGCCCGGCGACCTCGAGCGCCTCGTCGATGGGACACCAGCAGAAGGTGACGCCATCGGCGCGGACCTCCTCCTGGCTGGGCACAGGCAGCTCGCGCTCGACCTTGTAGAGGTTCGGGAAGTGGGCCTCGAAGTCAGCGATCGGTCGCGAGCCGTCGACCGGGTACGCGTCCATCGTGGTGGCGTGCATCTCGGGGACGACGGGCGGCGGCGGCCTGCCCGCGGCGCGGGGCGCGCGCTTGCGCGTCGAGCCGTGATACGCGCCCTCGCCGGTGAACGGCGCGATGTCCTGGGAGCTCTGGGAGTGCTCTTGCTTGAGGTAGGTGAGGTTCATACGAAGTCGAACATGGCCTGGAAGTATTGAAGCTTGGCTCGCGGATCTTGCGAGAGCCGGATCACTTCGGGCACGCGATCGAGCAGGTACTGCGAGGCGTCGCCCGTCGGCGCCCCAGTCACGTACCTCTCGGGGAGCCCGTACGACTTGTTGTAGGCGACGTTGGAGATGGGCGCGCCTGTCTCGCGATCGACGATCGCGGGCAGCGGGGCCCAGTCGTGCTCGAGGAAGAAGCTCTCCGCGCCCCAGCGCCTCCGGAAGCCGAGCTTCTCCATTCGCGGGAGCCACGGCGGATCACCGATTTGCCAGAGGCCCTGACCGCACAAGAGGTGCTGCGAGTGCGCCGCCGTGCGTCCGTGCTTTTCGAGGTGATCGCGGGCGTACGTCTCCACGATCTTGTCGAGGAAGAAGTTGGCGAGCTTGTGCCCGCGCTCTTCCTTGGACACGACGAAGTTCGCGATGTGGTGGTAGCCCTTGGGCTTGAAGCGCGCGACGTCGGGGAAAGCGAACCGGTCGAACCACTTGTGCGCGGGGTCGTCGCGGTCGAGCTGATCGAAGTCGACCGTCTCGGCGATGGTCGAGTGGCGGAGGTTGTTGTAGCGCCCGGTGAAGAAGAACACCGTGTCCTTGCTCCGGCCCACGAGGATGGTTGCCAGAAGCTCGCTTCGATCGCCGCTCACGCGGCGCGAGAGGACGAAGCGGTGACCGGTGACGCCCCAGATGTGCGCCACACCGTAGGGCGAGATGATCTCGAGCTGCACGCGCCGGACGACGGCCGGCGGTAGGTGGCCCTTTTGATCGTTTCGCGCGTCCTCGAGCGAGCGGCTGAGCATCGACGAGATGGCCCGCGCGATCTCGGGCACGGCGCTCGACACGATGCCGAGCTCCATCCCGTTTTCGAGGGTCACATAGTTGGGCGTCGACGGATTTTGTGATGCGGGATACCGCACGTAGGCGCCCCGGAGCGTCGACGTCGCGACGAATCGATCCTCGGGGTTCAGGTTGACGTACTTCTCGAGCTGCCGGCCCGCCATTCGGCCGTCACGGCACCTCGCGATCGCGTCGATGATCTGCTCTTCGAGGACGGGGTTGCGGTGGCCCTTGATCGAAGTCTTGGGGGAGTGGCCAGGGTTCTCGAACGTCGCGCCGGCGCGTGTTCTCAGCATGGTGTCCGCGCCCGCGGCGAGCAGGCTGTCCACGATCGCCTTGTTGTCGCGGCGCTTGGCGAGGATGAGCGCCGAGTACCCGTCGTTGTTCTGCACGTCGAGCTTGGCGCCGACCTTGATGAGCACGCTCGCGAGCTCCGCGCGGTTCTCGCACGCGGCGCGAAGGAGCGCCGTGTTCCCGTCGGAGTTTTGCGCGTTGAGCCCGGCGCCCGCCTCGATCAAGGTCACCGCGATGTCGTGGTACCCCTCGCTAACGGCCCAGATGAGAAGCGTCTCGTGTCGCTCCTCGAGCCGCGACTCCATCGCCGCGGGCTGATGCAGCTTCTCGAAGACCTCGCGTAGCTTGTCGGGCTGGGTCATGGGCACGAAGGCGGAGGAGTTTGCGCCTGATCGCCCCGCGCGCCAAGCGGCGACCGGCGCCGCGAGCGTCCGGGTGAACGTCGCCGCGAGCCCGTGTTGCGAACGCGGACCGTCAGCGCGCTAACGGCGCGGTGGTGGGCCCACCTCGGCAGGACGTGGTCGAGGCTCCACATCGCAGGCGCCAGCGCGTTGGAACGCCCCTTGCGTTAGCGGCGCCCCATGAAGCTCAGCTTGTCATTGCGGTTGCCGTTCCTGGCGCGCTCCTTCGCCTTCCTTGTGACGCCTGCATGGCTGGCCGCATGCGGTGCCACGGTGGACCCGACGACGCAGGTTGTGCCACCAA
Coding sequences within it:
- a CDS encoding crotonase/enoyl-CoA hydratase family protein — encoded protein: METLRTLTYETTGRIARLTLNRPARGNGITPEMPREIAQCVERACLDPSVHVIALSGNGTGFCGGYDLVWSAEQNVAPGDLEPVAPGSPIDPAVIAQNHDPSRTWDPVVDWQMMSRNVRGFMSLLHADKPVVCKVHGFCVAGGTDMALCSDLLVVEDRAKIGYPPARVWGVPTTALWAQRIGMTRAKRLLLTGDSISGTEAVEWGLACEAAPIAALDARFEALLERVARVPLNQLILHKQLLNATLLGTPVAGTQLLGTLMDGIARHTPEGYAFAQASMTHGFKEAVRARDEPFGDHGRSTNRG
- a CDS encoding NUDIX domain-containing protein — translated: MRDAFCHSCGTAFPPPLAYPRTCAQCKTQIWANPIPVSVVLVPIIAGDRTGLLVVRRGIPPGEGKLALVGGFLEDHETWAEGGAREVREETAVIVAPERLVPLWFTSTEPRPNRVLLFSAADAQAAASLPAFLKNTETPERGAVFGPDGLDEVFAFPLHVQAARRFFASRGASGPHDYRSL
- a CDS encoding ankyrin repeat domain-containing protein; the protein is MTQPDKLREVFEKLHQPAAMESRLEERHETLLIWAVSEGYHDIAVTLIEAGAGLNAQNSDGNTALLRAACENRAELASVLIKVGAKLDVQNNDGYSALILAKRRDNKAIVDSLLAAGADTMLRTRAGATFENPGHSPKTSIKGHRNPVLEEQIIDAIARCRDGRMAGRQLEKYVNLNPEDRFVATSTLRGAYVRYPASQNPSTPNYVTLENGMELGIVSSAVPEIARAISSMLSRSLEDARNDQKGHLPPAVVRRVQLEIISPYGVAHIWGVTGHRFVLSRRVSGDRSELLATILVGRSKDTVFFFTGRYNNLRHSTIAETVDFDQLDRDDPAHKWFDRFAFPDVARFKPKGYHHIANFVVSKEERGHKLANFFLDKIVETYARDHLEKHGRTAAHSQHLLCGQGLWQIGDPPWLPRMEKLGFRRRWGAESFFLEHDWAPLPAIVDRETGAPISNVAYNKSYGLPERYVTGAPTGDASQYLLDRVPEVIRLSQDPRAKLQYFQAMFDFV